In Chryseobacterium camelliae, one DNA window encodes the following:
- a CDS encoding M28 family peptidase codes for MKKLSTFLMTVAAAYSFTAQTFIQAYQNRANQVSQTNITGNLQEFGNLGVKTTGSANNTNALNWLKAKYQSYGYSVSQMQEDSFTYGSSTSKNLIITKTGTVYPNVYVIICGHYDTITGPGVSDNGSGTSIILEAARILKDVPTEYSVKFIHFSGEEQGLVGSSHYANNVVFQNGVRQLNIKLVFNIDQVGGKIGNNNNAIKCESDQSGQTGNNAASNAVTQQLATCTTLYSPLQTVMSNAYSSDYMPFEQNGDVITGFYENVRSFNEHTVNDTFANVDPVYVYNVGKAAVGALQHFAVATSTLAVKEAGAQKTLESSVKIYPNPAKDMIYIDLTDPAVKNFSFELTDLSGKLLLKTENEKKINISEVSNGAYLGTLKANDQIVVRKILVGR; via the coding sequence GTGAAAAAATTAAGCACATTCCTTATGACTGTTGCTGCGGCATACAGCTTTACTGCACAGACTTTTATCCAGGCTTACCAGAACAGGGCGAACCAGGTCTCCCAGACCAATATTACCGGCAACCTGCAGGAATTTGGTAATCTGGGTGTGAAAACCACAGGGTCTGCCAATAATACGAATGCCCTGAACTGGCTGAAAGCAAAATACCAGTCCTATGGATATTCCGTCAGCCAGATGCAGGAAGATAGTTTTACTTATGGCAGCAGTACTTCCAAAAACCTTATCATTACCAAAACAGGAACAGTTTACCCGAATGTATATGTCATTATCTGCGGGCATTATGATACGATTACCGGTCCCGGAGTTAGCGACAACGGAAGCGGTACTTCCATCATCCTTGAAGCAGCGCGTATTTTAAAGGATGTTCCCACAGAATATTCGGTAAAGTTCATCCACTTTTCAGGAGAAGAACAGGGATTGGTGGGCAGCTCCCACTATGCCAATAATGTTGTTTTCCAGAATGGCGTAAGGCAACTCAATATAAAACTTGTTTTTAACATAGACCAGGTAGGCGGTAAGATCGGCAACAACAATAATGCGATCAAATGCGAGAGCGACCAGAGCGGTCAAACCGGAAATAATGCGGCTTCCAATGCAGTTACCCAACAGCTGGCTACCTGCACAACCCTATATTCTCCTTTGCAGACTGTTATGTCCAATGCTTATTCATCAGACTATATGCCTTTTGAGCAAAACGGTGATGTGATCACCGGTTTTTATGAAAATGTAAGGAGCTTCAATGAACATACGGTGAATGATACGTTTGCAAATGTGGATCCTGTATACGTTTACAATGTAGGAAAAGCTGCCGTAGGTGCACTTCAGCATTTTGCCGTAGCCACTTCCACACTGGCTGTTAAGGAAGCAGGTGCACAAAAGACACTGGAATCTTCCGTAAAAATCTATCCCAACCCGGCAAAAGATATGATCTATATAGACCTTACGGATCCGGCGGTTAAAAATTTCAGTTTTGAATTAACAGACCTTTCCGGTAAGCTGCTTTTGAAAACGGAAAATGAAAAGAAAATCAATATCTCAGAAGTAAGCAACGGAGCCTACCTCGGGACGTTGAAAGCCAATGACCAGATCGTCGTAAGAAAGATTTTGGTAGGAAGGTAA
- the rplT gene encoding 50S ribosomal protein L20, protein MPRSVNAVASRARRKKIFKHAKGYFGRRKNVWTVAKNAVEKAMQYAYRGRKEKKRNFRALWITRINAGAREHGMSYSQFMGTLKKNNIELNRKVLADLAMNHPEAFKAVVDQVK, encoded by the coding sequence ATGCCAAGATCAGTAAATGCCGTAGCCTCAAGAGCTCGCAGAAAGAAAATTTTTAAGCACGCTAAAGGTTATTTCGGAAGAAGAAAGAACGTTTGGACAGTAGCTAAAAACGCGGTAGAAAAAGCAATGCAATATGCTTACCGTGGTAGAAAAGAGAAAAAGAGAAATTTCAGAGCCCTTTGGATCACCCGTATCAACGCAGGAGCCAGAGAGCACGGAATGTCTTATTCTCAGTTTATGGGAACTCTTAAAAAGAACAACATCGAATTGAACAGAAAAGTTTTAGCTGATTTAGCAATGAATCACCCTGAAGCTTTCAAAGCTGTTGTAGATCAAGTAAAATAA
- the rpmI gene encoding 50S ribosomal protein L35, whose translation MPKLKTKSGAKKRFALTGTGKIKRKNAYKSHILTKKETKQKRNLTTTSYVAKVDEKSVQRQLAIK comes from the coding sequence ATGCCAAAATTAAAAACGAAATCAGGTGCTAAAAAGCGTTTTGCTCTTACCGGAACCGGCAAGATCAAAAGAAAAAATGCTTACAAAAGCCACATCTTGACTAAGAAAGAAACTAAGCAGAAGAGAAATCTTACTACTACTTCTTACGTAGCTAAAGTGGATGAAAAAAGTGTTCAGCGTCAATTAGCCATCAAGTAG
- the infC gene encoding translation initiation factor IF-3 has protein sequence MINEKIRVRELRLVGDNVEPGVYPTDKARQIASEQELDLVVISDKAEPYIARVLDYKKFLYEQKKKQKELKAKQVKVVVKEIRFGPQTDEHDYEFKKKHAEKFLEEGSKLKTYVFFKGRSIIFKDQGEILLLKLAQDLEHVGKVDQLPKLEGKRMIMMMSPKKPAK, from the coding sequence TTGATCAACGAAAAAATTCGTGTGAGAGAACTTCGTTTGGTGGGCGATAACGTAGAGCCGGGAGTTTATCCTACGGATAAGGCCAGACAGATTGCTTCAGAGCAGGAACTTGATCTGGTTGTGATCTCAGATAAGGCCGAACCTTATATTGCAAGAGTACTGGACTATAAAAAGTTTTTGTATGAGCAAAAAAAGAAACAGAAAGAGCTTAAGGCTAAGCAGGTAAAAGTGGTGGTGAAAGAGATCCGTTTCGGACCTCAGACCGATGAGCACGATTACGAATTCAAAAAGAAGCATGCCGAAAAGTTTCTGGAAGAAGGTTCGAAGCTGAAGACCTACGTATTTTTTAAAGGGCGTTCCATCATTTTCAAAGATCAGGGGGAAATTTTACTCCTTAAGCTTGCACAGGATCTTGAACATGTAGGAAAAGTAGACCAGCTTCCTAAACTGGAAGGTAAAAGAATGATCATGATGATGAGTCCTAAAAAACCAGCTAAATAA